In a genomic window of Nocardiopsis mwathae:
- a CDS encoding DNA repair helicase XPB gives MSCLIVQSDKTLLLEVDHDLADACRRAIAPFAELERAPEHVHTYRITPLALWNARAAGHDAEQVVDALIEYARYPVPHSLLVDIAETMDRYGRLRLLSHPAHGLVLHALDQAVLEEVVRARKIKGMLGERIEPDTVAVHPSERGNLKQALLKLGWPAEDGAGYVDGEAHAIGLAEDGWTLRDYQREAADGFHSGGSGVVVLPCGAGKTLVGAAAMSLAKATTLILVTNTVSVHQWRDELLRRTTLTEDEIGEYSGTRKEVRPVTIATYQVMAARRKGVYSHLELFDARDWGLIIYDEVHLLPAPIFRMTADLQARRRLGLTATLVREDGREGDVFSLIGPKRYDAPWKEMENQGWIAPAECVEVRVDLAESERLAYATAEPEDKYRFCSSTSAKTAVVRELVRRHEGEQTLVIGSYIDQLDELGAELDAPVIKGETRVKERERLFDAFRAGELRTLVVSKVANFSIDLPEAGVAIQVSGSFGSRQEEAQRLGRLLRPKSDARSARFYAVVARDTLDQDYAAHRQRFLAEQGYAYRIMDAGDVLAGEEI, from the coding sequence GTGTCCTGCCTGATCGTCCAGTCCGACAAGACCCTGCTGCTCGAAGTCGACCACGACCTGGCCGACGCGTGCCGACGCGCCATCGCGCCCTTCGCCGAGCTGGAACGGGCACCCGAGCACGTGCACACCTACCGGATCACCCCGCTGGCGCTGTGGAACGCGCGCGCCGCCGGGCACGACGCCGAGCAGGTCGTCGACGCCCTGATCGAGTACGCGCGCTACCCCGTCCCGCACTCGCTGCTGGTCGACATCGCCGAGACGATGGACCGCTACGGGCGGCTGCGGCTGCTCTCCCACCCCGCCCACGGACTGGTGCTGCACGCCCTGGACCAGGCGGTGCTGGAGGAGGTCGTACGCGCCAGGAAGATCAAGGGCATGCTCGGCGAGCGGATCGAGCCCGACACCGTGGCCGTGCACCCCAGCGAGCGCGGAAACCTCAAGCAGGCCCTTCTCAAGCTGGGCTGGCCGGCCGAGGACGGCGCCGGGTACGTCGACGGCGAAGCCCACGCCATCGGCCTCGCCGAAGACGGCTGGACACTGCGCGACTACCAGCGCGAGGCGGCCGACGGCTTCCACTCCGGCGGGTCGGGCGTCGTGGTGCTTCCCTGCGGCGCCGGGAAGACGCTCGTCGGCGCGGCGGCCATGTCGCTGGCCAAGGCCACCACGCTGATCCTCGTCACCAACACCGTCTCGGTGCACCAGTGGCGCGACGAACTGCTGCGGCGCACCACGCTCACCGAGGACGAGATCGGTGAGTACTCCGGCACCCGCAAGGAGGTCCGGCCGGTCACCATCGCCACCTACCAGGTGATGGCGGCACGCAGGAAGGGCGTCTACAGCCACCTGGAGCTGTTCGACGCGCGCGACTGGGGCCTGATCATCTACGACGAGGTGCACCTGCTCCCGGCCCCGATCTTCCGGATGACCGCCGACCTGCAGGCACGCCGCCGCCTCGGCCTGACCGCCACGCTGGTGCGCGAGGACGGCCGCGAGGGCGACGTGTTCTCGCTGATCGGCCCCAAGCGCTACGACGCGCCGTGGAAGGAGATGGAGAACCAGGGCTGGATCGCCCCGGCCGAATGTGTGGAGGTCCGGGTCGACCTCGCGGAATCCGAGCGGCTGGCCTACGCGACCGCCGAACCCGAGGACAAGTACCGGTTCTGCTCCTCCACCTCCGCCAAGACGGCGGTGGTCCGGGAGCTGGTGCGGCGGCACGAGGGCGAGCAGACCCTCGTCATCGGCTCCTACATCGACCAGCTCGACGAACTCGGCGCGGAGCTCGACGCGCCGGTGATCAAAGGCGAGACACGGGTGAAGGAGCGCGAACGGCTGTTCGACGCGTTCCGCGCCGGGGAACTCCGCACCCTGGTGGTGTCCAAGGTCGCCAACTTCTCGATCGACCTGCCCGAGGCCGGGGTGGCCATCCAGGTGTCGGGGTCGTTCGGCTCCCGCCAGGAGGAGGCGCAGCGGCTCGGCCGACTGCTGCGCCCCAAGTCCGACGCACGCAGCGCCCGCTTCTACGCGGTCGTCGCCCGCGACACCCTCGACCAGGACTACGCGGCACACCGCCAACGTTTCCTCGCCGAGCAGGGCTACGCCTATCGGATCATGGACGCCGGAGACGTCCTCGCCGGCGAGGAGATCTGA
- a CDS encoding R2-like ligand-binding oxidase has product MADHPVPAPAEPYRDGFHSLRSGGLNWGSLPLRLFAKGNAKFWDPADIDLSRDAEDWQALSGETRTRVLRLCAQFVAGEEAVTSDIRPFIGAMAAEGRIGDEMYLTQFAFEEARHVQAFRLWLDALGVTDDLHAYVDANPGYCALFYEELPGALRALERDPSPRNQVRASVTYNHVIEGSLALTGYYAWNHLCRARGIFPGMRRIIRHIGDDERRHMAWGTFTCRRHVAADDANWQVIADRLEELMPHLIKTVGRRAEEIVGPEEQRYELPDGELQRYADDRARRRLGAIETARGVPLSRIDTDASPEELEERFGEEDRAVMEGLAGPG; this is encoded by the coding sequence ATGGCCGACCATCCCGTACCCGCGCCCGCCGAACCCTACCGCGACGGCTTCCACTCCCTGCGTTCGGGCGGACTGAACTGGGGCTCCCTGCCACTGCGGCTGTTCGCGAAAGGCAACGCGAAGTTCTGGGACCCCGCCGACATCGACCTGAGCCGCGACGCCGAGGACTGGCAGGCGCTCAGCGGCGAGACCAGGACCCGCGTCCTGCGCCTGTGCGCGCAGTTCGTGGCCGGCGAGGAGGCCGTCACCTCCGACATCCGGCCGTTCATCGGTGCGATGGCCGCCGAAGGGCGCATCGGCGACGAGATGTACCTGACCCAGTTCGCGTTCGAGGAGGCCAGGCACGTCCAGGCCTTCCGGTTGTGGTTGGACGCGCTGGGGGTGACCGACGACCTGCATGCCTATGTCGACGCCAACCCCGGCTACTGCGCGCTGTTCTACGAGGAGCTCCCCGGGGCGCTGCGAGCCCTGGAGCGCGACCCCAGCCCCCGCAACCAGGTCCGCGCGTCGGTCACCTACAACCACGTCATCGAGGGCTCGCTGGCGCTGACCGGCTACTACGCCTGGAACCACCTGTGCCGGGCGCGCGGCATCTTCCCCGGGATGCGCAGGATCATCCGGCACATCGGCGACGACGAGCGCCGCCACATGGCGTGGGGCACCTTCACGTGCCGGCGCCACGTGGCCGCCGACGACGCCAACTGGCAGGTGATCGCCGACCGGCTGGAAGAGCTGATGCCGCACCTGATCAAGACGGTCGGGCGCCGCGCGGAGGAGATCGTCGGCCCGGAGGAGCAGAGGTACGAGCTGCCCGACGGCGAACTGCAGCGCTACGCCGACGACCGGGCCCGGCGCCGCCTGGGCGCCATCGAGACCGCCCGCGGGGTCCCGCTCTCCCGCATCGACACCGACGCCTCACCGGAGGAACTGGAGGAGCGCTTCGGCGAGGAGGACCGGGCCGTGATGGAAGGGCTGGCCGGGCCGGGCTGA
- a CDS encoding NUDIX hydrolase, whose translation MGTPVPSASPAPVIDAIAWVHVRDGRLLCARTHGRELFYLPGGKPEPGESPEAAVTREVEEEVSVALRPGTIRPFTVVDELADGYPEGTRVRLSCYVAEHDGDPVPTNEIAELAWLDSAGRSRCAPAVRRVIDELADRGLVG comes from the coding sequence ATGGGAACACCAGTGCCATCCGCTTCGCCCGCGCCGGTCATCGACGCCATCGCGTGGGTACACGTGCGCGACGGGCGCCTGCTGTGCGCGCGGACGCACGGCCGGGAGCTCTTCTACCTGCCCGGCGGCAAGCCGGAGCCCGGGGAGAGCCCCGAGGCCGCGGTGACGCGCGAGGTCGAGGAGGAAGTCTCGGTGGCGCTGCGCCCCGGCACGATCCGGCCGTTCACGGTGGTCGACGAGCTGGCCGACGGCTACCCCGAGGGCACCCGGGTCCGGCTGTCCTGCTACGTCGCCGAGCACGACGGCGATCCGGTCCCGACCAACGAGATCGCCGAGCTGGCCTGGCTCGACAGCGCCGGCCGGTCCCGCTGCGCCCCGGCCGTGCGGCGGGTCATCGACGAGCTCGCCGACCGGGGCCTGGTCGGCTGA
- a CDS encoding CPBP family intramembrane glutamic endopeptidase, which yields MSERRAAPRPGAPSGAADGAGAHSGDPRLPEPPPPLSALSFGRPPDLVWRVAAVAVAATLLWPLVGWVVRTVTGPGYSLAGHALSAALVSLVAIPMVVLARRHLDRRPWSGLGLTPLREGWRHLLLGMAVWSVPAAVGTAVCVAFGWTRITLLTSVPEALLFIVVLAVLVLFYEALPEELVFRGYLQRNLMTAMRPGAAVLAQAVLFSLFGAVLWGVLGDEPIGLARFLVLLAVGIVLGCIRVVSGNTWACVGFHLSFQVAAQVLLATDAHGQFAVGDPLPLLLIAFAFLPCGLAVLLYQLAHPAPVNWRTPEPDREP from the coding sequence ATGAGTGAACGGCGCGCAGCGCCCCGGCCCGGAGCCCCGTCCGGTGCGGCGGACGGGGCAGGGGCACACAGCGGCGACCCCCGCCTCCCCGAACCGCCCCCGCCGCTCTCCGCCCTCTCCTTCGGCCGACCGCCCGACCTGGTCTGGCGGGTGGCGGCCGTGGCCGTCGCCGCGACCCTGCTGTGGCCGCTGGTGGGGTGGGTGGTCCGCACGGTCACCGGGCCGGGCTACAGCCTCGCCGGGCACGCGCTGTCGGCGGCGCTGGTCAGCCTGGTCGCCATTCCGATGGTCGTGCTGGCGCGCCGCCACCTCGACCGGCGCCCGTGGAGCGGCCTCGGCCTCACCCCACTGCGTGAGGGATGGCGGCACCTGCTGCTGGGGATGGCCGTCTGGTCGGTGCCGGCCGCCGTGGGCACCGCGGTGTGCGTGGCGTTCGGCTGGACGCGCATCACCCTGCTCACCTCGGTGCCCGAGGCGCTGCTGTTCATCGTGGTGCTGGCCGTCCTCGTGCTGTTCTACGAGGCCCTGCCAGAGGAGCTGGTCTTCCGCGGGTACCTGCAGCGCAACCTCATGACCGCGATGCGGCCGGGCGCCGCGGTGCTCGCCCAGGCGGTGCTGTTCAGCCTGTTCGGCGCCGTGCTGTGGGGCGTCCTGGGTGACGAGCCCATCGGCCTCGCCCGCTTCCTGGTGCTTCTCGCGGTGGGGATCGTCCTCGGCTGCATCCGCGTGGTCAGCGGCAACACGTGGGCCTGTGTGGGTTTCCACCTGTCCTTCCAGGTCGCCGCCCAGGTCCTGCTGGCCACGGATGCGCACGGCCAGTTCGCCGTCGGCGACCCGCTGCCGCTGTTGCTGATCGCGTTCGCGTTCCTGCCCTGCGGCCTCGCCGTGCTGCTCTACCAGCTCGCCCACCCCGCGCCCGTGAACTGGCGCACCCCAGAACCCGACCGGGAGCCCTGA
- a CDS encoding phytanoyl-CoA dioxygenase family protein — translation MRVERHPFTTLLEADITDYRKAGVVRVPRLLYGESLIHARGAAWEAYRYEAEPRWDQRGMTVLRGAGDWRSEGTLRDLVLGPLGESASALTGRAMRLFSGCFLYQEPECGRPTVRYSDAPYDPYDSAETITAWVALSDIPPERGCLSFIPGSHRDLGIVPVLRGPSVTLPLAAGDAVFHSARTVRWANGNTTTEPRIVLSARYMAADATYNGRPDPVTDPLGLTVGHPLGGADFPLITGALHE, via the coding sequence GTGCGAGTCGAACGACACCCGTTCACCACCCTGCTCGAAGCCGACATCACCGACTACCGGAAGGCAGGGGTCGTCCGTGTCCCCCGCCTGCTGTACGGCGAGTCCCTCATCCACGCGCGCGGGGCCGCGTGGGAGGCCTACCGGTACGAAGCCGAACCGCGGTGGGACCAGCGGGGCATGACCGTCCTGCGCGGCGCCGGCGACTGGCGCTCCGAGGGGACCCTGCGCGACCTCGTCCTGGGCCCGCTGGGGGAGTCGGCCTCCGCTCTCACGGGGCGGGCGATGCGCCTGTTCAGCGGCTGCTTCCTCTACCAGGAGCCGGAGTGCGGCAGGCCGACCGTGCGCTACAGCGACGCCCCCTACGACCCTTACGACTCGGCGGAGACGATCACCGCCTGGGTCGCCCTCTCCGACATCCCTCCGGAGCGCGGCTGCCTCTCCTTCATCCCCGGCTCGCACCGGGACCTCGGCATCGTTCCGGTCCTGCGCGGACCCTCGGTCACGCTGCCGCTGGCCGCGGGCGACGCCGTCTTCCACAGCGCCCGCACGGTCCGCTGGGCGAACGGCAACACGACCACGGAACCGCGCATCGTGCTGAGCGCGAGATACATGGCGGCGGACGCCACGTACAACGGGCGCCCCGACCCGGTTACCGACCCGCTCGGCCTGACGGTCGGCCATCCCCTCGGCGGAGCGGACTTCCCCCTGATCACAGGAGCGCTTCATGAGTGA